CGTGAAGGGGGCGGTCGGTTTCGCCATGCCCATGATCATGATGTCCGCCTTCGGCTCGGTTCTGTCGCCGCAACTTGCCCTTGCGGCGCTGATCCTGCCGACTTTGGCCACCAATATCCTGCAAGCCGGTCGTGGCGGGATTGGTGCCGCATGGGATACCGTTGGCCGATTCCGCTGGCATATCGGGGCGGTGATCATCTTTATTGTGGTGTCGGCGGCATTCGTTCGCTCAGTCCCTCAAAGCTTGATGTATCTGCTGCTTGGCATCCCGATTGTCGCATTCGCCATCTGGCAGCTTTCCGGCCGTCCGCTGACGCTTCCCATCCACCATGCCCGCCGGGCCGAGATTATCTCGGGCATGATCGGTGGGCTTTACGGAGGCATTTCGGGTATATGGGGCCCGCCGCTGATCGTCTATCTGCTGTCGATCAACGTGTCGAAATCCGAACAGATGCGGGTGCAGGGGGTAGTGTTCCTGATGGGCGCGGTGGTGCTGACACTGGCGCATCTGGCCTCGGGCGTTCTGAATGCGCAGACATTGCCTCTGTCCGCTGTGCTGGTTGTGCCGGGCGTGGCCGGGATGTTTCTGGGGCTCTGGGTGCATGACCGGCTGAATGTCGATCAGTTCCGCCGCTGGACATTGGTGCTGCTTGTGCTCTCGGGGCTGAACCTGGTGCGGCGCGGGGTGGAAATCCTGCTGAGCTGAGGCTAGGCCTGCAGGAAACAGGAGCCTGTGATGACCGACCCAGCCGAGCTGACCGCCAGACTGATCCGCTGCCCCTCGGTCACGCCGGAAGAAGGCGGCGCATTGACGCTTCTTCAGGACCTGCTGAGCGGCGCGGGCTTCGAATGTACCCGCGTGGATCGCAACGGCACGCCGAACCTCTTTGCACGATGGGGCAGGAAAGGGGCCGAGCGGAGCCTCGGCTTCAACGGTCATACCGATGTGGTGCCTCCCGGCGATCCGGCAAGCTGGACGCATCCACCGTTTTCCGGGCATCTCGACGAAACCGGCACGCTCTGGGGGCGCGGCGCGACGGATATGAAGTCGGGCGTGGCGGCCTTCGTTGTGGCAGCGATGGAGTTCGTCGCGGACACACCTCCTGACGGCGCGATCATTCTTGCCATTACCGGCGATGAGGAAGGTCCGGGCAAGGATGGCACGATTGCCATTCTCGACTGGATGAAAATGCATGGTGAGCGCATGTCGGCCTGCATCGTCGGAGAGCCGACCAACCCCGAAACATTCGGCGAAATGATCAAGATCGGTCGTCGCGGTTCGGTCACCTATCGGGTTGCGGCAAAGGGCGTGCAGGGGCATGTGGCCTATCCCGACCGGGCGCGTAATCCTGTGCATGCGATCTGCCGGTTTCTGGACCGGCTGGCCTCGGAACCACTGGATGCGGGCAATGCGCATTTCGGCCCATCGACATTGCAGGTGACGACTGTGGATTGCGGCAACTCCGCGACGAATGTGATCCCCGAAACGGCCCGTGCCGTCTTCAATATCCGGTTCAACGATCTTCATACGCCCGAAAGCCTCGATGCGGAAATTCGCCGCCGGGCCGAAGCCGTCGCCGATGAGACCGGCGTGTCCTTCCGGCTTGAGGCGGATGTCAGCGGCGAAAGCTTCCTGACCGAGCCGGGTCCCTTCACGGATCTGGTGCGCAATGTTGTGCGCAGCGAAACCGGGATCACGCCCGAGCTTTCGACCTCTGGTGGCACCTCGGATGCGCGTTTCGTCAAGGATCACTGCCCCGTGCTGGAATTCGGTCTGGTCGGGCGCTACATGCATCAGGTTGACGAGCGGGTCCCGGTTGAAGAAATCCGGGCCCTGACGCGGGTCTATCGACGCATTCTAGAGGCTTATTTCGCATGATCATCCAACAGACAAGCGATCTGGAGACCTGCCGCCAGCTGAGACGGATCGTCTTCATCGAGGAACAGGGTGTGTCCGAAACCGAGGAATGGGACGGTCTGGATGGTCAGGCGCTGCATATGCTGGGTTGGATAGATGATCGGCCAGTGGCCACGGCGCGAATTTTCATCGACGGAGATACCGCGAAGATCGGGCGGGTCTGCGTTCTGCGAAGTGCTCGCGGCACCGGGGTCGGGGCGGCGATCATGCGCGGTGCGGTGGATGTGCTGCGCAGCCGTGATATCCGGCAGATCAGGCTAGCGTCGCAGACTCAGGTCATCCCGTTTTACGAAAAGCTGGGCTTTACCGCTTACGGGCTGGAATTTCAGGATGCTGGCATCCCGCATCGCAACATGGTTCTGGAACTCTGACGAAAGCCACGTATTGTTTTGCGTGCATACCGGTCGCTGGCCGGGGAAAGGGCCGGCATGGCACTACCAAGCAAGCAGCAGATCCTCGAATGGGTCGCCGAACATCCCGATGCGGCATCGAAGCGCGACATCGCCAAGGCGTTCAGCGTCAAGGGGTCGGACAAGCTGGAACTGAAGCGGATGCTGAAGGAACTCTCCGAGGAAGGCCGTCTGGAACGACGCCGCAAATCCTATCGCGATGCAGAGCGCCTGCCGCCGGTGACCGTGCTTCAGTTGCTGGAACCGGATGCCGACGGCGATCTGTTCGCCCGGCCGCTGGAATATCGCGGGGACGGACCCGTGCCGCGCATCCTCTTCCAGCCGCGCGAAGCCGATCCGGCCCTTGGTGAAGGCGAGCGGTTTCTGGCGAGGCTGATCGAGGTCAAGGGCGAGGATCACGACTATCTCGCCCGGCTGATCCGCAAGATCGGTGACAGCCGCCACAAGATTCTGGGCATTTACCGCAGCTCGGCCGAGGGCGGACGCATCATGCCCATCGACAAGGGCGCGGATAAGGAATGGCGGGTCCGCACGGAAGATGCGCTTGGTGCTCAGGACGGTGAGCTTGTCGAGGCCGAGCAATCCGGTCCGAAAGGCCGTCTGGGTCTGCCTCAGGCGCGGGTCCTGAACCGGCTTGGCGATCCTTCGGCACCGAAATCGGTCAGCCTCATTGCGATCCGTCAACATGGCATTCCCGACGAATTCCCCGATGAGGCGCTTGCCGAGGCAGAATCGGCCAAAGCCGCCAGCATGGCGGGCCGTGAGGATCTGCGCGATCTGCCGCTGCTGACCATTGACCCTGCCGATGCGCGTGATCATGATGACGCCGTCGCCGCGATCCCCGATACCGATCCGAAAAACCCCGGCGGCATGATCATTTGGGTCGCGATTGCCGATGTCGCCCATTATGTCACGCCCGGAAGCGCATTGGACCGCGAGGCGCGGCGGCGCGGGAATTCGTCCTATTTCCCCGACCGTGTCGTGCCGATGCTGCCCGATGCGCTGTCCGGCGATCTTTGCAGCCTGCATGAAGCCGTTGATCGTCCGGTGATTGCCGTGCGCATGCGGCTGGATGCGCACGGCAACAAGATCGGCCATAAATTCCATCGCGGCATGATGAATTCACGCGCCAGTCTGACCTATGAACAGGCGCAGGCCGGTGCCGACGGCAATCCCGACGCACAGACCGAAGCGCTGATGGAGAGCGCGATTAAACCGCTCTGGCAGGTCTATGATCTGCTGAAATCCGCCCGCGCCCGCCGTCAGCCTCTGGATCTGGACCTGCCCGAGCGGCAGATCGTTCTGGGCGATGACGGCAGGGTCAAATCGGTCGAGTTCAAAGAACGTTTCGACGCCCATAAGCTTATCGAGGAATTCATGGTGCTGGCGAATGTCGCCGCTGCCGAAGAGCTGACCCGGCTGAAACGCCCCTTGCTGTTCCGTGTCCACGAGGAACCGAGCGTCGAGAAAATGGAGGCGCTGCGCGAGGTTGCACAAGCATCCGGCTTTACGCTGGCGAAGGGGCAGGTCCTGCATACCAGCCATCTGAACCGCCTTCTTGCGCAGGCCGAGGGGTCGGATTTCGACGAGCTTATCAATATCTCGACGCTGCGCTCGATGACGCAGGCCTATTATCACCCGGAAAATTTCGGCCATTTCGGCCTCGCCCTCAGATCATATGCGCATTTCACCTCTCCGATCCGGCGTTATTCGGATTTGATCGTGCATCGGGCGCTGATCTCGGGGCATGGCTGGGGAGATGATGGCCTGTCGGAATGGGATATCGAGAACCTCTCGGAAACCGCCACCCAGATTTCCGGCACTGAACGTCGCAGTATGGAGGCCGAGAGAGATACGACCGACCGCTATCTTGCCGCCTATCTGTCCGAGCGGATCGGCAATGAGATGACCGGCCGGATTAGCGGTGTGCAGAAATTCGGCCTTTTCGTGAAGCTGGACGAAACCGGCGCGGATGGTCTGGTGCCGATCCGCGAGATCGGCAATGAATATTTCCATTACG
This sequence is a window from Paracoccus aerodenitrificans. Protein-coding genes within it:
- a CDS encoding GNAT family N-acetyltransferase; the encoded protein is MIIQQTSDLETCRQLRRIVFIEEQGVSETEEWDGLDGQALHMLGWIDDRPVATARIFIDGDTAKIGRVCVLRSARGTGVGAAIMRGAVDVLRSRDIRQIRLASQTQVIPFYEKLGFTAYGLEFQDAGIPHRNMVLEL
- a CDS encoding sulfite exporter TauE/SafE family protein, translated to MRRLDLPIHLPNMFGLDPAIFWFVFSVTAFAGFVKGAVGFAMPMIMMSAFGSVLSPQLALAALILPTLATNILQAGRGGIGAAWDTVGRFRWHIGAVIIFIVVSAAFVRSVPQSLMYLLLGIPIVAFAIWQLSGRPLTLPIHHARRAEIISGMIGGLYGGISGIWGPPLIVYLLSINVSKSEQMRVQGVVFLMGAVVLTLAHLASGVLNAQTLPLSAVLVVPGVAGMFLGLWVHDRLNVDQFRRWTLVLLVLSGLNLVRRGVEILLS
- the rnr gene encoding ribonuclease R, producing the protein MALPSKQQILEWVAEHPDAASKRDIAKAFSVKGSDKLELKRMLKELSEEGRLERRRKSYRDAERLPPVTVLQLLEPDADGDLFARPLEYRGDGPVPRILFQPREADPALGEGERFLARLIEVKGEDHDYLARLIRKIGDSRHKILGIYRSSAEGGRIMPIDKGADKEWRVRTEDALGAQDGELVEAEQSGPKGRLGLPQARVLNRLGDPSAPKSVSLIAIRQHGIPDEFPDEALAEAESAKAASMAGREDLRDLPLLTIDPADARDHDDAVAAIPDTDPKNPGGMIIWVAIADVAHYVTPGSALDREARRRGNSSYFPDRVVPMLPDALSGDLCSLHEAVDRPVIAVRMRLDAHGNKIGHKFHRGMMNSRASLTYEQAQAGADGNPDAQTEALMESAIKPLWQVYDLLKSARARRQPLDLDLPERQIVLGDDGRVKSVEFKERFDAHKLIEEFMVLANVAAAEELTRLKRPLLFRVHEEPSVEKMEALREVAQASGFTLAKGQVLHTSHLNRLLAQAEGSDFDELINISTLRSMTQAYYHPENFGHFGLALRSYAHFTSPIRRYSDLIVHRALISGHGWGDDGLSEWDIENLSETATQISGTERRSMEAERDTTDRYLAAYLSERIGNEMTGRISGVQKFGLFVKLDETGADGLVPIREIGNEYFHYDRDAQTLIGSETGLEITVGQRVRVRLAEASPLTGGLTLELLELEGSNVARGPKQGRRGRPMRRRPASVKAKAKAVAKKAKRKRRSG
- the dapE gene encoding succinyl-diaminopimelate desuccinylase — translated: MMTDPAELTARLIRCPSVTPEEGGALTLLQDLLSGAGFECTRVDRNGTPNLFARWGRKGAERSLGFNGHTDVVPPGDPASWTHPPFSGHLDETGTLWGRGATDMKSGVAAFVVAAMEFVADTPPDGAIILAITGDEEGPGKDGTIAILDWMKMHGERMSACIVGEPTNPETFGEMIKIGRRGSVTYRVAAKGVQGHVAYPDRARNPVHAICRFLDRLASEPLDAGNAHFGPSTLQVTTVDCGNSATNVIPETARAVFNIRFNDLHTPESLDAEIRRRAEAVADETGVSFRLEADVSGESFLTEPGPFTDLVRNVVRSETGITPELSTSGGTSDARFVKDHCPVLEFGLVGRYMHQVDERVPVEEIRALTRVYRRILEAYFA